The Papaver somniferum cultivar HN1 unplaced genomic scaffold, ASM357369v1 unplaced-scaffold_107, whole genome shotgun sequence genome includes a region encoding these proteins:
- the LOC113328315 gene encoding F-box protein At3g07870-like, with amino-acid sequence MGLKDSKSDTYHGDGSTASAAVLDGGRMDGSTTTIGVACADSGGSLVLILGDSQGKDQQSFMESLPADIVQDILSRVPAESVLGCKLVCKKWVKLIRGNHFASMHLRRLLNHLHDGDEDNLAAKVEPGLFFAGRTDDPDVYRTLLFHGGQLIDRINNDEKYIYNQNLKRIYHPRMHHKPLHIHLVGSCNGLVCAFQHHHLVIDPIYICNPLTREYVYLPQLVVNEEDLVDPEFFRIEGGVVSMVNQTACGFGYVSSTNEYKVVRIHYVDYEEGIVEVYTLGSGFGWRAIGEIPYRLDMSWDGKGICVKDAIYWTTYNKVVKFDLAKEEFRLLPAPPCMQNLQNEDKCGLVALGRQLCYYMDKLRIEIWSLMESNDSKETWRMECDFDYEPVVGSRESHFLPILLAKNGQIIFLYDESVLYCYDKTTTVLKMISNEASADYLECVEAVAHVNTLVSLEAMGENSKRYTVHPCGVGTPWDHVIDELDRVALGEVDRVALSEEIDTTRFRFRRA; translated from the exons ATGGGCCTTAAGGATTCTAAAAGCGATACTTATCATGGTGATGGTTCAACTGCCTCAGCAGCAGTTTTAGATGGTGGTCGTATGGATGGTTCCACCACCACAATAGGTGTAGCTTGTGCAGACTCCGGAGGCTCCCTAGTATTAATATTGGGAGACTCGCAAGGCAAAg ATCAACAATCATTCATGGAGTCTCTTCCCGCGGATATCGTACAAGATATCCTCTCTCGGGTTCCAGCTGAATCTGTTTTAGGGTGCAAATTAGTTTGTAAGAAATGGGTGAAACTCATCCGGGGAAATCACTTTGCTAGTATGCACCTCAGGCGCCTGCTTAACCATCTCCACGATGGGGACGAAGATAATCTAGCTGCTAAGGTGGAGCCAGGTCTCTTTTTTGCTGGTCGCACCGACGATCCTGACGTCTACAGAACTTTACTTTTCCATGGAGGACAACTAATTGATAGGATTAACAACGATGAGAAATATATCTACAATCAAAATCTGAAAAGGATCTATCATCCTCGTATGCACCATAAACCTTTACATATTCACTTGGTTGGCTCCTGCAATGGTTTGGTTTGTGCATTTCAACACCACCATTTGGTTATAGATCCCATCTATATCTGCAATCCTCTTACCAGAGAATATGTGTATCTTCCTCAACTAGTTGTAAACGAAGAAGACCTTGTTGATCCCGAATTTTTTCGTATAGAAGGAGGAGTGGTTAGCATGGTTAACCAAACTGCATGCGGGTTTGGGTACGTTAGttcaaccaatgagtacaaggttgttagaaTCCATTACGTCGATTATGAAGAAGGAATTGTtgaagtatacacacttggcagtgGTTTTGGGTGGAGAGCGATAGGTGAGATTCCCTATCGACTGGATATGTCGTGGGATGGTAAGGGTATTTGTGTAAAGGATGCTATTTATTGGACTACGTACAACAaagttgtgaaatttgacttggctaaggaagagtttcggttGCTGCCTGCCCCTCCTTGTATGCAAAACCTTCAGAACGAAGATAAATGTGGCCTTGTAGCGCTTGGAAGGCAGTTGTGTTACTATATGGACAAGTTACGCATAGAAATCTGGTCCTTGATGGAAAGTAATGACTCGAAGGAAACCTGGCGTATGGAGTGTGATTTTGATTACGAACCCGTAGTAGGTTCTCGTGAAAGTCACTTTTTGCCAATTTTACTTGCGAAGAATGGGCAAATCATATTTTTATATGATGAATCTGTGCTTTATTGTTATGACAAGACAACAAcagttttgaagatgatttccaACGAAGCGTCAGCCGATTATTTGGAGTGTGTCGAAGCAGTTGCTCACGTAAATACCTTGGTATCATTGGAAGCCATGGGGGAAAATTCAAAGAGATACACGGTTCATCCATGTGGGGTCGGTACTCCATGGGATCATGTTATCGATGAGTTAGACCGAGTTGCTCTGGGTGAGGTAGACCGAGTTGCTCTGAGTGAGGAAATTGATACGACGCGTTTCAGGTTCAGGCGAGCATAA